Genomic window (Mycoplasma sp. NEAQ87857):
CCTGTTGCTTTAGCGATTTTAATAAATGTCTGACCAATTTTACCTGAACCAATAACTCCAATAGTTGAGTTTCCTACACAACGTCCATCTAATCCGTTTAATGAAAAGTTGTATTTTTTAACTCTATCATGAGCTACTAATAAGTTTCTGTTTAAGCATAATAAATCAGCCATAGCAAATTCACCAATACTTTCAGCTGAATAGTTAAAAATTCTAAATACTTGAATTCCTAATTCATTTGCTTTTTTAAGGTCAATTTTATTGTATCCCATTGATCTTTGGAATCAGAATTTAACACCTAATTTAGATAAAACTTCTAAAATTACTTTATCTCCATAAGTATTAACAAAACCGCAAACTGCATCATATCCTTTAGCTAATTTAACAGTATCTAAATTTAAATTTTCTTTGAAAAATGTAATCTCGTGTCTTCCTTGATTATATTCTTCGAAATATTTGATGTCATAATCTTTTGCATCAAAAAAAGCTATTTTCATATTAATCTCCTAATTAGTGTAATTAATAATATATTATTTTATATTATAAAGTTTTTATTTTTAAAATAAGTTATATGTGATTTTATAAATAAAAACAATGGAATTAATTCCAAAATAAATTTAGTTCATTTTTAGTTCACTTTTTATAGAAAATTATTTATAAATTAGGAGCAAAAAAATGAACGAAATAATTTTATATTTAACCCATACATTAAAGGGTAATAGTTATTTAATTTATGAAAAACTTAAAAACATAAATATTATTGATCCAGATAAAATCAAGTCTTTAAATTTGCTTTATAAGCAATTTAAAATTAATTGATTAACTATTTTAGACAAAAATTATCCTATTAAACTTTTTGAGCTAAATTATCCACCTTTTGTAATTTTTTATCAGGGAAATTTAGACTTATTAAATCACAAAAATATAATTTATATTGCTGGAGATAATGTTGATTATAATGCCTTAAATTTTGATGATTTAAATAGCATTAAAAATGATTGTGTATTAATAACAAATAATTTTAAAAATAGTATTGAACCTAAAATTATTGATTATTTTAATCAAAATAATGGAAAAATTATTTACATCGCAAAAGAAGGTTTAGATACATTTAAAATAAACAATTTTAACCCTAACAATAATTTAATTTTAAGTGTTTAT
Coding sequences:
- a CDS encoding DNA-processing protein DprA — its product is MNEIILYLTHTLKGNSYLIYEKLKNINIIDPDKIKSLNLLYKQFKINWLTILDKNYPIKLFELNYPPFVIFYQGNLDLLNHKNIIYIAGDNVDYNALNFDDLNSIKNDCVLITNNFKNSIEPKIIDYFNQNNGKIIYIAKEGLDTFKINNFNPNNNLILSVYPLFTHPKKDYFKEMNLLISCIADSLLVLNIKEQSSILSLSSYFQDFNKEIYYLCKTPEEHAINKLILNGARVISGFYNLISI